The Azospirillum baldaniorum genome window below encodes:
- a CDS encoding nitrous oxide reductase accessory protein NosL, with protein MNTSLRATLLAACLLLPLSACQQQKAETAPPPPVAITADAIGHYCGMNLADHPGPKGQILVGGRDRPVWLSSVRDTFAFTMLPEEEKDVRAIYVTDVGQAPDPRKPDLTVWIEARKAWYVVGSRQRGGMGEAEPFPFGDEAAARRFAADNGGAIKRFAEVTEDEILHPTLPSEQTAADEPAEQGGNHGGGHGAGHGGTP; from the coding sequence ATGAACACCTCCCTGAGAGCCACGCTGCTGGCCGCCTGCCTGCTGCTGCCGCTGTCCGCCTGCCAGCAGCAGAAGGCGGAGACCGCCCCGCCGCCACCCGTCGCCATCACCGCCGACGCGATCGGCCACTATTGCGGCATGAACCTTGCCGACCATCCCGGCCCGAAGGGGCAGATCCTGGTCGGCGGGCGCGACCGTCCGGTCTGGCTGTCCTCCGTCCGCGACACCTTCGCCTTCACCATGCTGCCGGAGGAGGAGAAGGACGTCCGCGCCATCTACGTGACCGACGTCGGCCAAGCCCCTGACCCGCGCAAGCCCGACCTGACCGTCTGGATCGAGGCGCGCAAGGCTTGGTACGTGGTGGGCAGCCGCCAGCGCGGCGGCATGGGCGAGGCCGAGCCCTTCCCCTTCGGCGACGAGGCCGCCGCCCGCCGCTTCGCCGCCGATAACGGCGGCGCAATCAAGCGCTTCGCCGAGGTGACCGAGGACGAGATCCTCCACCCCACGCTTCCCTCGGAACAGACCGCAGCGGACGAGCCGGCGGAGCAGGGCGGCAATCATGGTGGCGGCCACGGCGCCGGGCATGGAGGCACGCCATGA
- a CDS encoding FAD:protein FMN transferase, translating to MTTRRRFLGIAAAAAGLALLPGGSRAAGVPVRTWRGVALGADSVLQLAHPDPAEADRLIALCLEEVARLERVFSLYRTDSALARLNRDGVLDAPPADLVRLLSEAAAVSRRTDGAFDPTVQPLWQLYAGHFARPGADPAGPPEAVLRAARELVDYRKLRVEPGRVAFAGRGMAVTLNGIAQGYVTDRVSERLRAEGMTDVLVDLGEIRALGHHPSGRPWSVGLADPLVDGRNAGTLEIADRAVATSGGYGTPFDPAGRFTHLFDPATGGCAREWLAVTVLAPDATTADALSTALSVAPEARAAVLLDRFPGTAARLTRRDGSVLALRA from the coding sequence ATGACCACCCGCCGCCGCTTTCTCGGCATCGCCGCGGCTGCCGCCGGGCTGGCGCTGCTGCCGGGCGGCAGCCGGGCGGCGGGCGTGCCGGTGCGGACGTGGCGCGGCGTCGCGCTGGGGGCGGATTCCGTTCTCCAGCTGGCGCACCCGGATCCCGCCGAGGCCGACCGGCTGATCGCCCTGTGCCTGGAGGAGGTCGCGCGGCTGGAGCGGGTCTTCAGCCTCTACCGGACGGATTCGGCGCTGGCCCGCCTGAACCGCGACGGCGTTCTCGACGCGCCGCCGGCCGATCTGGTCCGGCTGCTGTCCGAGGCCGCAGCCGTCAGCCGCCGCACCGACGGCGCCTTCGACCCGACGGTGCAGCCGCTGTGGCAGCTCTACGCCGGCCATTTCGCCCGCCCCGGCGCCGATCCCGCCGGCCCGCCGGAGGCCGTTCTCCGCGCGGCCAGGGAACTGGTGGACTATCGCAAGCTTCGTGTCGAACCGGGCCGCGTCGCCTTCGCCGGGCGCGGCATGGCGGTGACGCTGAACGGCATCGCCCAGGGCTACGTCACCGACCGCGTGTCCGAACGGCTGCGGGCGGAGGGCATGACCGACGTGCTGGTCGATCTGGGCGAAATCCGCGCGCTCGGCCACCATCCCTCGGGCCGCCCCTGGTCGGTCGGCCTCGCCGATCCGCTCGTGGACGGTCGCAACGCCGGCACGCTGGAGATTGCGGACCGGGCGGTGGCGACGTCGGGCGGCTACGGCACGCCCTTCGATCCCGCCGGGCGCTTCACCCACCTGTTCGACCCGGCGACGGGCGGCTGCGCGCGGGAGTGGCTGGCGGTCACCGTGCTCGCCCCCGACGCCACCACCGCCGACGCCCTGTCCACCGCCCTGTCGGTCGCGCCGGAAGCGCGGGCGGCCGTCCTGCTCGACCGTTTCCCGGGCACCGCCGCCCGCCTCACCCGCCGCGACGGCAGCGTCCTCGCGCTGCGCGCCTGA
- a CDS encoding twin-arginine translocase TatA/TatE family subunit, with the protein MGSFSLMHWAIVLLLVLLLFGAGKLPKVMGDLAKGVKSFKAGLKDDDAPVLVEAPRKPASDA; encoded by the coding sequence ATGGGAAGTTTCAGCCTGATGCATTGGGCCATCGTCCTGCTGCTCGTCCTGCTGCTGTTCGGGGCGGGCAAGCTGCCCAAGGTCATGGGCGACCTCGCCAAGGGCGTGAAGTCCTTCAAGGCCGGCCTGAAGGATGATGACGCACCGGTTTTGGTTGAGGCGCCGCGCAAGCCCGCCTCCGACGCCTGA
- a CDS encoding cyclic nucleotide-binding domain-containing protein, which yields MRQGALTLMRDLPLFEGVADETLEALTYGALLQWFPRETRLFAEGEIPDFLHILVEGTAMLAGCDEAGQETVIDIVRPGDCFVPAAVLADAPYLMSARTLESSRILMLAAPVLRAQVARDHALALRVMSTLVGQCRGLVREVKNLKLRTTTQRLAAFILSQVDPSPRDETEDGATVELPVSKRVLASRLGMTPEQLSRTFTKLSPHQLHVTGNTVRVRSVEQLRRHCNVGHPNGHHTS from the coding sequence ATGAGACAGGGCGCCCTGACGCTGATGCGCGACCTCCCGCTGTTCGAGGGAGTCGCCGACGAGACCCTGGAAGCGCTGACCTACGGGGCGCTTCTCCAGTGGTTCCCGCGCGAGACACGGCTGTTCGCGGAGGGCGAGATCCCCGACTTCCTGCACATCCTCGTCGAGGGCACGGCGATGCTGGCCGGCTGCGACGAGGCGGGGCAGGAGACGGTGATCGACATCGTGCGCCCCGGCGATTGCTTCGTGCCGGCGGCGGTGCTGGCCGACGCGCCGTACCTGATGTCGGCGCGGACGCTGGAATCGTCGCGGATTCTGATGCTGGCCGCTCCCGTCCTGCGCGCGCAGGTCGCCCGCGACCACGCGCTGGCGCTGCGGGTGATGAGCACGCTGGTCGGGCAGTGCCGCGGGCTGGTGCGCGAGGTCAAGAATCTGAAGCTGCGCACGACGACCCAGCGGCTCGCCGCCTTCATCCTGTCGCAGGTCGATCCGTCGCCTCGGGACGAGACGGAGGACGGCGCGACGGTCGAGTTGCCGGTCAGCAAGCGCGTGCTGGCCAGCCGTCTCGGCATGACGCCGGAACAGCTGTCCCGCACCTTCACCAAGCTGAGCCCCCACCAACTCCACGTCACGGGCAACACCGTCCGGGTGCGGTCGGTCGAGCAGCTTCGGCGGCACTGCAACGTCGGCCATCCCAACGGTCATCACACCTCATGA
- a CDS encoding NnrS family protein, whose product MPFRPFFLLTALDALLAVGLWVPALLGWDVSGVIADLPGWHGRALLFGTLPAMMAGFLRTALPRWTGRPLVGARLWPLLVPLWLAGRVLSPWVVPAHAPFLAALALLVTAQVVAARDRRNAVVAALVGALAGAALCDAVPSALALSLGLVMVLGGRIAPSLTATHLGLSAKSELFTERPWFERAAALIAACALVGWLAEPDSGATAAASLLATMMQTARLLQWRGWRTLDRPSVLTVHAAYACIPLGFTAVAASPGMAVHLWTVGALGLMGFAVMSSMIRKHAGNAFGRSAVVTGCYALIGFAVVLRAAAAVVGEGRSLWLLAAAGAWGVAVALFLAAFGRLLVRGRS is encoded by the coding sequence GTGCCGTTCCGTCCCTTCTTCCTGCTGACGGCGTTGGACGCGCTGCTGGCGGTGGGGCTGTGGGTGCCGGCACTGCTGGGGTGGGACGTGTCCGGCGTGATCGCCGATCTTCCGGGGTGGCACGGGCGGGCGCTGCTGTTCGGCACGCTGCCGGCGATGATGGCGGGATTCCTGCGCACCGCCCTGCCACGCTGGACCGGGCGGCCGCTGGTCGGCGCGCGCCTCTGGCCGCTCCTCGTGCCGCTCTGGCTGGCGGGACGGGTGCTGTCGCCCTGGGTGGTTCCCGCGCACGCGCCGTTCCTCGCCGCGCTGGCCCTGCTCGTGACCGCACAGGTCGTCGCCGCGCGGGACCGGCGCAACGCCGTCGTCGCGGCCCTGGTCGGCGCGCTGGCCGGGGCGGCGCTGTGCGACGCCGTCCCCTCCGCCTTGGCGCTGTCGCTCGGGCTGGTCATGGTGCTGGGCGGGCGCATCGCGCCGAGCCTGACCGCCACTCATCTCGGTCTGTCCGCCAAGTCGGAGTTGTTCACCGAGCGCCCTTGGTTCGAACGCGCCGCCGCATTGATCGCGGCCTGCGCGCTGGTCGGCTGGCTGGCCGAGCCGGATTCTGGAGCGACCGCCGCAGCAAGCCTTCTTGCCACGATGATGCAGACGGCGCGTTTGCTGCAATGGCGCGGCTGGCGGACGCTCGACCGGCCATCGGTCCTCACCGTGCACGCCGCCTACGCCTGCATCCCGCTGGGTTTCACCGCCGTGGCGGCGTCGCCCGGCATGGCGGTCCATCTCTGGACGGTCGGGGCGCTCGGGCTGATGGGCTTCGCGGTGATGTCGAGCATGATCCGCAAGCACGCCGGAAACGCCTTCGGGCGGTCGGCGGTGGTGACGGGCTGCTACGCGCTGATCGGCTTCGCCGTTGTCCTGCGGGCGGCTGCCGCGGTGGTGGGGGAGGGCCGCTCCCTGTGGCTGTTGGCCGCGGCCGGCGCCTGGGGCGTGGCAGTGGCCCTGTTCCTGGCCGCCTTCGGCCGCCTTCTCGTCCGCGGCCGTTCTTGA
- a CDS encoding c-type cytochrome, with amino-acid sequence MKRMFALLAFGLVASSPGLAAAQDADAGAKVFNQCKACHTIEAGGPNRVGPNLHGVVGRKAGAVETYKYSDAMKNAGAWDEATLDAYLADPKSAVPGNKMAFAGVKNEQARKDLIAYLKKNS; translated from the coding sequence ATGAAGCGCATGTTTGCCCTGCTCGCCTTCGGGCTGGTCGCGTCGTCCCCCGGCCTCGCCGCCGCGCAGGACGCCGATGCCGGTGCGAAGGTGTTCAACCAGTGCAAGGCCTGCCACACCATCGAAGCCGGCGGCCCGAACCGCGTCGGCCCCAACCTGCATGGCGTCGTCGGCCGCAAGGCCGGTGCCGTCGAAACCTACAAGTATTCCGATGCCATGAAGAACGCCGGGGCCTGGGACGAGGCGACGCTCGACGCCTATCTGGCGGACCCGAAGAGCGCCGTCCCCGGCAACAAGATGGCCTTCGCCGGCGTGAAGAACGAGCAGGCCCGCAAGGACTTGATCGCCTATCTGAAAAAGAACAGCTGA
- the ubiV gene encoding ubiquinone anaerobic biosynthesis protein UbiV, whose amino-acid sequence MKPTLTLGPVLFNWPAERWRDFYARIADEAPVDAVVVGEIVCSKRAPFLAPVMDEVIARLAAAGKEVWLASPILVGSDRERAAMRDLVESDLLPVEANDMGALALLEGRRHAVGPFINSYNEATLSWLAGRGAVAVSLPAELPAASVAVMAKTGAALGLSMEVQVFGRAPLAISARCYHARAHALHKDGCQFVCANDPDGMPVSTVDGQPFLSVNGTQTMSHGYLALAAEIDRLRAMGIQRFRLSPQDLDMVAVATAFRSVLDGERSGQEVMAELRGMTTVPLENGFFHNMAGAAYADAPAA is encoded by the coding sequence ATGAAACCCACCCTGACCCTTGGCCCCGTCCTGTTCAACTGGCCGGCGGAGCGCTGGCGCGATTTCTACGCCCGCATCGCCGACGAGGCGCCGGTCGACGCCGTCGTCGTCGGCGAGATCGTCTGCTCCAAGCGCGCCCCCTTCCTCGCCCCGGTCATGGACGAGGTGATCGCCCGTCTGGCCGCCGCCGGGAAGGAGGTCTGGCTCGCCAGCCCGATCCTGGTGGGCAGCGACCGCGAGCGCGCGGCGATGCGCGACCTCGTGGAGAGCGACCTCCTGCCGGTGGAGGCCAACGACATGGGCGCGCTGGCCCTGCTGGAGGGACGCCGTCACGCCGTCGGCCCCTTCATCAACAGCTACAACGAGGCGACCCTGTCCTGGCTGGCCGGGCGCGGCGCCGTCGCGGTGTCGCTGCCGGCGGAGCTTCCTGCCGCCTCGGTCGCCGTGATGGCGAAGACGGGGGCGGCGCTCGGCCTGTCCATGGAGGTGCAGGTGTTCGGGAGGGCGCCGCTCGCCATCTCCGCCCGCTGCTACCACGCGCGGGCGCACGCGCTGCACAAGGATGGCTGCCAGTTCGTCTGCGCCAACGATCCGGACGGCATGCCGGTGAGCACCGTCGACGGCCAGCCCTTCCTGTCGGTCAACGGCACGCAGACGATGTCGCACGGCTATCTGGCGCTGGCGGCGGAGATCGACCGCCTGCGGGCGATGGGCATCCAGCGCTTCCGCCTGTCGCCGCAGGACCTCGACATGGTCGCCGTCGCCACGGCCTTCCGCTCCGTTCTGGACGGCGAGCGCAGCGGACAGGAGGTGATGGCGGAGCTGCGCGGCATGACCACCGTCCCGCTGGAGAACGGCTTCTTCCACAACATGGCGGGTGCGGCCTACGCCGACGCCCCGGCCGCCTGA
- the ubiU gene encoding ubiquinone anaerobic biosynthesis protein UbiU: MGSFELICPAGNPAALRAAVDAGADAVYLGFRDETNARNFPGLNFSRPELAEAIAYAHARSVQVFVAINTYPQAGNLAPWQRAVDDAAQLKADAVILADLGLLAYAAKHHPDLRLHLSVQASAANAEAIRLYREAFGVRRVVLPRVLTVPEIARLNAEVDVETEVFVFGGLCPMAEGRCSLSSYATGLSPNKQGVCSPASHVRYEPRGEALASRLGGFTINVFGAGEPAGYPTLCKGRFVPGGGTSRDPAYLFEEPTSLNALALLPELKAAKVCALKIEGRQRGKAYIAAVVGAYRRALDAFERGLPVPALDLEAMVEGGAQTTGAYTRAWR; this comes from the coding sequence ATGGGGTCCTTCGAACTGATCTGCCCGGCGGGCAACCCCGCCGCGCTGCGCGCCGCCGTGGACGCAGGCGCCGACGCCGTCTATCTGGGCTTCCGCGACGAGACCAACGCGCGCAACTTCCCCGGCCTGAACTTCTCACGGCCGGAGCTGGCCGAGGCCATCGCCTACGCTCACGCGCGGTCGGTCCAGGTCTTCGTCGCCATCAACACCTACCCCCAGGCCGGCAACCTCGCCCCCTGGCAGCGCGCGGTGGACGACGCCGCGCAGCTGAAGGCGGACGCGGTCATCCTCGCCGACCTCGGTTTGCTCGCCTATGCGGCGAAGCACCACCCCGACCTGCGGCTTCACCTGTCCGTCCAAGCGTCCGCCGCCAATGCCGAGGCGATCCGGCTCTACCGCGAGGCCTTCGGCGTGCGGCGGGTCGTGCTGCCCCGCGTGCTGACGGTGCCGGAGATCGCCCGGCTGAACGCCGAGGTCGATGTGGAGACCGAGGTCTTCGTCTTCGGCGGCCTCTGCCCGATGGCGGAGGGGCGCTGCTCCCTGTCCTCCTACGCGACCGGGCTCTCGCCCAACAAGCAGGGCGTCTGCTCCCCGGCCAGCCATGTGCGTTACGAGCCGCGCGGCGAGGCACTGGCCTCCCGCCTCGGCGGCTTCACCATCAACGTCTTCGGCGCCGGGGAGCCGGCGGGCTACCCGACTCTGTGCAAGGGCCGCTTCGTGCCCGGCGGCGGCACCTCCCGCGACCCGGCCTACCTGTTCGAGGAGCCGACCAGCCTCAACGCGCTGGCCCTGCTGCCGGAGCTGAAGGCCGCCAAGGTGTGCGCCCTGAAGATCGAAGGCCGCCAGCGCGGCAAGGCCTACATCGCCGCCGTGGTCGGCGCCTACCGCCGGGCGCTGGACGCGTTCGAGCGCGGGCTGCCCGTGCCGGCGCTCGACCTGGAGGCCATGGTCGAGGGCGGGGCCCAGACCACCGGCGCCTACACCCGCGCGTGGCGCTGA
- the ubiT gene encoding ubiquinone anaerobic biosynthesis accessory factor UbiT, with amino-acid sequence MRDPGFMVQDQANETAPDPRARDVEVQLTRAGLGFARRLGDRAGGLLFDRLLRILEARHPRAFTALGELPDARLLIDPVDAPAALLLRVGPGLALRVCDRTAEAEATVRGPCARLLDLLEGRIDGDALFFRRELSIEGDTALILALRNTLDGEEMDLFGDVAAAAGPLRHALPVARRNAGRALDLLATARRFAPPPVRWGMAVLERRLIGPRQGA; translated from the coding sequence ATGCGCGATCCCGGATTCATGGTTCAGGATCAGGCCAATGAGACGGCCCCGGACCCCCGTGCCCGCGACGTCGAAGTCCAATTGACGCGGGCCGGGCTGGGGTTCGCGCGGCGGCTCGGCGACCGGGCCGGCGGCCTGCTGTTCGACCGGCTGCTGCGGATTCTGGAGGCGCGCCATCCGCGCGCCTTCACCGCCCTCGGCGAGTTGCCCGACGCCCGCCTGCTCATCGACCCGGTGGACGCGCCCGCCGCCTTGCTGCTCCGCGTCGGCCCCGGCCTCGCCCTGCGGGTCTGCGACCGCACCGCCGAGGCGGAGGCCACGGTGCGCGGCCCCTGCGCGCGGCTTCTCGACCTGCTGGAAGGGCGCATCGACGGCGACGCGCTGTTCTTCCGCCGCGAACTCTCCATCGAGGGCGACACCGCCCTGATCCTGGCGCTCCGCAACACGCTGGACGGCGAGGAGATGGACCTGTTCGGCGACGTCGCCGCCGCGGCCGGTCCGCTGCGGCACGCCCTGCCCGTGGCGCGGCGCAACGCCGGGCGGGCGCTCGACCTGCTCGCCACGGCGCGCCGTTTCGCCCCGCCGCCGGTGCGCTGGGGCATGGCCGTTCTGGAGCGGCGGCTCATCGGCCCGCGGCAGGGAGCGTGA
- a CDS encoding DUF2249 domain-containing protein, translating to MQIAEQSTAAEPVIDVQSIPPHQRHPLILQATQDLAPGRGFVLINDHDPRPLSLQIQALFGDAVSWTYLERGPERWRVRIGRPESGTAPATSLRVRIGRGGQASAVAAETPLGVADGGLVCEITDCPLGTTAEQVLDLMQGVIPPAGQLHLSYERLVARRSGSCCGGMCG from the coding sequence ATGCAAATCGCCGAACAGTCCACCGCGGCCGAGCCGGTCATCGACGTCCAGTCCATTCCGCCCCACCAGCGCCACCCGCTGATCCTCCAGGCCACGCAGGATCTGGCGCCGGGCCGCGGCTTCGTGCTGATCAACGACCATGACCCGCGCCCGCTCTCCCTCCAAATCCAGGCGCTGTTCGGCGATGCGGTGAGCTGGACCTATCTGGAGCGCGGGCCGGAGCGCTGGCGGGTTCGCATCGGGCGGCCCGAGTCCGGGACCGCGCCGGCAACCTCCCTGCGGGTGCGCATCGGGCGCGGCGGGCAGGCGAGCGCGGTCGCCGCCGAGACGCCGCTCGGCGTGGCGGACGGCGGGCTGGTCTGCGAGATCACCGACTGCCCGCTCGGCACGACCGCGGAGCAGGTGCTCGACCTGATGCAGGGGGTCATCCCGCCGGCCGGGCAGCTGCACCTGTCCTACGAGCGTCTGGTCGCCCGGCGCTCCGGCTCCTGCTGCGGGGGCATGTGCGGCTGA
- a CDS encoding Crp/Fnr family transcriptional regulator: MTPLAPDPASLHGLRLFSGLDAAALAEIVRSAHTRRIEKGTTIFSQGDRAALCHALIDGRVKIVQTGADGQQLVVRYIGAGEMFGTAAVFSGGIYPADALAMVDCVGVHWTAATMGELMERYPRIALNALDIVGRRLQEVQTRLRELSTERVERRVAHALLRLVRQAGRRVGNGVEIDFPLSRQDIAEMTGTTLHTVSRILSGWEGQGIVEGGRQQVTIRQPHALVAIAEDLPKPEKPEVASKPEK; encoded by the coding sequence ATGACGCCGCTTGCCCCCGATCCCGCCAGTCTGCATGGCCTGCGGCTGTTTTCCGGTCTGGACGCGGCGGCTTTGGCCGAGATCGTCCGGTCCGCCCACACCCGGCGGATCGAGAAGGGAACCACCATCTTTTCCCAGGGCGACCGGGCGGCCCTCTGCCACGCGCTGATCGACGGGCGGGTCAAGATCGTCCAGACCGGGGCCGACGGGCAGCAGCTGGTGGTCCGCTACATCGGCGCGGGGGAGATGTTCGGCACGGCGGCGGTCTTCTCGGGCGGCATCTACCCCGCCGACGCTCTCGCCATGGTCGATTGCGTCGGCGTCCATTGGACCGCCGCCACGATGGGCGAGCTGATGGAGCGCTACCCCCGCATCGCGCTGAACGCCCTGGACATCGTCGGCCGCCGCCTGCAGGAGGTGCAGACCCGCCTGCGCGAGCTGTCCACCGAGCGGGTCGAGCGGCGCGTCGCCCACGCGCTCCTGCGTCTGGTGCGTCAGGCGGGCCGCCGGGTCGGGAACGGCGTCGAGATCGACTTTCCGCTGTCCCGCCAGGACATCGCGGAGATGACCGGGACCACGCTGCACACGGTGAGCCGCATCCTCAGCGGCTGGGAGGGGCAGGGGATCGTCGAGGGCGGGCGCCAGCAGGTGACGATCCGCCAGCCGCACGCCCTGGTCGCCATCGCCGAGGATCTGCCCAAGCCGGAAAAGCCGGAAGTGGCCTCGAAACCAGAGAAGTAG
- a CDS encoding DUF1858 domain-containing protein: MIAPPSHCATAALPSSSDLVEDVLERWPSTIPVFLKHRMACPGCPMARFQTIAEVADDYGLDTDALLDEFARAIAAEG, translated from the coding sequence ATGATCGCCCCGCCATCACACTGCGCCACCGCGGCCTTGCCCTCGTCCTCCGACCTTGTCGAGGATGTGCTGGAGCGCTGGCCGTCGACCATTCCCGTGTTCCTCAAGCACCGGATGGCCTGTCCGGGCTGCCCCATGGCGCGTTTCCAGACGATCGCCGAGGTGGCGGACGACTATGGCCTGGACACCGACGCTCTGCTCGACGAGTTCGCCCGGGCCATCGCGGCGGAGGGGTGA
- a CDS encoding hemerythrin domain-containing protein produces the protein MSSAAISTTLYRHHHATVGQLVDRIDSLLAAPSPVANAAALATAVRDLFGVFTVHLSLEDSALYPRLLAHPTPALRATAARFQAEMGSLRARFDRYRSSWPGPLAVSKDPETFVRETREVVTALKHRIAREDLELYDVIDRAALADKTANR, from the coding sequence ATGTCCAGTGCAGCCATCAGCACCACCCTGTACCGCCATCACCACGCCACCGTCGGGCAGCTCGTCGACCGGATCGACTCCCTGCTGGCGGCGCCGTCCCCGGTGGCAAACGCCGCCGCTCTCGCCACGGCGGTCCGCGACCTGTTCGGCGTGTTCACCGTCCACCTGTCGCTGGAGGACAGCGCGCTCTACCCGCGCCTGCTGGCGCACCCGACCCCGGCGCTGCGGGCAACGGCGGCGCGCTTCCAGGCCGAAATGGGCAGCCTGCGGGCCCGCTTCGACCGCTACCGGTCCAGCTGGCCCGGCCCGTTGGCGGTCTCCAAGGACCCGGAAACCTTCGTCCGCGAAACGCGGGAGGTGGTGACCGCGCTCAAGCACCGCATCGCCCGCGAGGATCTGGAGCTGTACGACGTCATCGACCGCGCCGCCCTCGCCGATAAGACGGCGAACCGCTGA